A region of Homo sapiens chromosome 17, GRCh38.p14 Primary Assembly DNA encodes the following proteins:
- the SREBF1 gene encoding sterol regulatory element-binding protein 1 isoform 4 (isoform 4 is encoded by transcript variant 4) gives MDEPPFSEAALEQALGEPCDLDAALLTDIEDMLQLINNQDSDFPGLFDPPYAGSGAGGTDPASPDTSSPGSLSPPPATLSSSLEAFLSGPQAAPSPLSPPQPAPTPLKMYPSMPAFSPGPGIKEESVPLSILQTPTPQPLPGALLPQSFPAPAPPQFSSTPVLGYPSPPGGFSTGSPPGNTQQPLPGLPLASPPGVPPVSLHTQVQSVVPQQLLTVTAAPTAAPVTTTVTSQIQQVPVLLQPHFIKADSLLLTAMKTDGATVKAAGLSPLVSGTTVQTGPLPTLVSGGTILATVPLVVDAEKLPINRLAAGSKAPASAQSRGEKRTAHNAIEKRYRSSINDKIIELKDLVVGTEAKLNKSAVLRKAIDYIRFLQHSNQKLKQENLSLRTAVHKSKSLKDLVSACGSGGNTDVLMEGVKTEVEDTLTPPPSDAGSPFQSSPLSLGSRGSGSGGSGSDSEPDSPVFEDSKAKPEQRPSLHSRGMLDRSRLALCTLVFLCLSCNPLASLLGARGLPSPSDTTSVYHSPGRNVLGTESRDGPGWAQWLLPPVVWLLNGLLVLVSLVLLFVYGEPVTRPHSGPAVYFWRHRKQADLDLARGDFAQAAQQLWLALRALGRPLPTSHLDLACSLLWNLIRHLLQRLWVGRWLAGRAGGLQQDCALRVDASASARDAALVYHKLHQLHTMGKHTGGHLTATNLALSALNLAECAGDAVSVATLAEIYVAAALRVKTSLPRALHFLTRFFLSSARQACLAQSGSVPPAMQWLCHPVGHRFFVDGDWSVLSTPWESLYSLAGNPVDPLAQVTQLFREHLLERALNCVTQPNPSPGSADGDKEFSDALGYLQLLNSCSDAAGAPAYSFSISSSMATTTGESPAPVLAPFSAPPCSVTEGSGDPPSSAGVDPVAKWWASLTAVVIHWLRRDEEAAERLCPLVEHLPRVLQESERPLPRAALHSFKAARALLGCAKAESGPASLTICEKASGYLQDSLATTPASSSIDKAVQLFLCDLLLVVRTSLWRQQQPPAPAPAAQGTSSRPQASALELRGFQRDLSSLRRLAQSFRPAMRRVFLHEATARLMAGASPTRTHQLLDRSLRRRAGPGGKGGAVAELEPRPTRREHAEALLLASCYLPPGFLSAPGQRVGMLAEAARTLEKLGDRRLLHDCQQMLMRLGGGTTVTSS, from the exons ACATGCTTCAGCTTATCAACAACCAAGACAGTGACTTCCCTGGCCTATTTGACCCACCCTATGctgggagtggggcagggggCACAGACCCTGCCAGCCCCGATACCAGCTCCCCAGGCAGCTTGTCTCCACCTCCTGCCACATTGAGCTCCTCTCTTGAAGCCTTCCTGAGCGGGCCGCAGGCAGCGCCCTcacccctgtcccctccccagcctgcaCCCACTCCATTGAAGATGTACCCGTCCATGCCCGCTTTCTCCCCTGGGCCTGGTATCAAGGAAGAGTCAGTGCCACTGAGCATCCTGCagacccccaccccacagcccctGCCAGGGGCCCTCCTGCCACAGAgcttcccagccccagccccaccgcAGTTCAGCTCCACCCCTGTGTTAGGCTACCCCAGCCCTCCGGGAGGCTTCTCTACAG GAAGCCCTCCCGGGAACACCCAGCAGCCGCTGCCTGGCCTGCCACTGGCTTCCCCGCCAGGGGTCCCGCCCGTCTCCTTGCACACCCAGGTCCAGAGTGTGGTCCCCCAGCAGCTACTGACAGTCACAGCTGCCCCCACGGCAGCCCCTGTAACGACCACTGTGACCTCGCAGATCCAGCAGGTCCCG GTCCTGCTGCAGCCCCACTTCATCAAGGCAGACTCGCTGCTTCTGACAGCCATGAAGACAGACGGAGCCACTGTGAAGGCGGCAGGTCTCAGTCCCCTGGTCTCTGGCACCACTGTGCAGACAGGGCCTTTGCCG ACCCTGGTGAGTGGCGGAACCATCTTGGCAACAGTCCCACTGGTCGTAGATGCGGAGAAGCTGCCTATCAACCGGCTCGCAGCTGGCAGCAAGGCCCCGGCCTCTGCCCAGAGCCGTGGAGAGAAGCGCACAGCCCACAACGCCATTGAGAAGCGCTACCGCTCCTCCATCAATGACAAAATCATTGAGCTCAAGGATCTGGTGGTGGGCACTGAGGCAAAG CTGAATAAATCTGCTGTCTTGCGCAAGGCCATCGACTACATTCGCTTTCTGCAACACAGCAACCAGAAACTCAAGCAGGAGAACCTAAGTCTGCGCACTGCTGTCCACAAAAGCA AATCTCTGAAGGATCTGGTGTCGGCCTGTGGCAGTGGAGGGAACACAGACGTGCTCATGGAGGGCGTGAAGACTGAGGTGGAGGACACACTGACCCCACCCCCCTCGGATGCTGGCTCACCTTTCCAGAGCAGCCCCTTGTCCCTTGGCAGCAGGGGCAGTGGCAGCGGTGGCAGTGGCAGTGACTCGGAGCCTGACAGCCCAGTCTTTGAGGACAGCAAG GCAAAGCCAGAGCAGCGGCCGTCTCTGCACAGCCGGGGCATGCTGGACCGCTCCCGCCTGGCCCTGTGCACGCTCGTCTTCCTCTGCCTGTCCTGCAACCCCTTGGCCTCCTTGCTGGGGGCCCGGGGGCTTCCCAGCCCCTCAGATACCACCAGCGTCTACCATAGCCCTGGGCGCAACGTGCTGGGCACCGAGAGCAGAG ATGGccctggctgggcccagtggctgcTGCCCCCAGTGGTCTGGCTGCTCAATGGGCTGTTGGTGCTCGTCTCCTTGGTGCTTCTCTTTGTCTACGGTGAGCCAGTCACACGGCCCCACTCAGGCCCCGCCGTGTACTTCTGGAGGCATCGCAAGCAGGCTGACCTGGACCTGGCCCGG GGAGACTTTGCCCAGGCTGCCCAGCAGCTGTGGCTGGCCCTGCGGGCACTGGGCcggcccctgcccacctcccacctggACCTGGCTTGTAGCCTCCTCTGGAACCTCATCCGTCACCTGCTGCAGCGTCTCTGGGTGGGCCGCTGGCTGGCAGGCCGGGCAGGGGGCCTGCAGCAGGACTGTGCTCTGCGAGTGGATGCTAGCGCCAGCGCCCGAGACGCAGCCCTGGTCTACCATAAGCTGCACCAGCTGCACACCATGG GGAAGCACACAGGCGGGCACCTCACTGCCACCAACCTGGCGCTGAGTGCCCTGAACCTGGCAGAGTGTGCAGGGGATGCCGTGTCTGTGGCGACGCTGGCCGAGATCTATGTGGCGGCTGCATTGAGAGTGAAGACCAGTCTCCCACGGGCCTTGCATTTTCTGACA CGCTTCTTCCTGAGCAGTGCCCGCCAGgcctgcctggcacagagtggctCAGTGCCTCCTGCCATGCAGTGGCTCTGCCACCCCGTGGGCCACCGTTTCTTCGTGGATGGGGACTGGTCCGTGCTCAGTACCCCATGGGAGAGCCTGTACAGCTTGGCCGGGAACCCAG TGGACCCCCTGGCCCAGGTGACTCAGCTATTCCGGGAACATCTCTTAGAGCGAGCACTGAACTGTGTGACCCAGCCCAACCCCAGCCCTGGGTCAGCTGATGGGGACAA GGAATTCTCGGATGCCCTCGGGTACCTGCAGCTGCTGAACAGCTGTTCTGATGCTGCGGGGGCTCCTGCCTACAGCTTCTCCATCAGTTCCAGCATGGCCACCACCACCGGTGAGTCCCCGGCCCCTGTCCTGGCTCCCTTCTCAGCTCCCCCGTGCAGCGTGACTGAGGGTTCAGGGGACCCTCCCTCTTCTGCAGGCGTAGACCCGGTGGCCAAGTGGTGGGCCTCTCTGACAGCTGTGGTGATCCACTGGCTGCGGCGGGATGAGGAGGCGGCTGAGCGGCTGTGCCCGCTGGTGGAGCACCTGCCCCGGGTGCTGCAGGAGTCTGA GAGACCCCTGCCCAGGGCAGCTCTGCACTCCTTCAAGGCTGCCCGGGCCCTGCTGGGCTGTGCCAAGGCAGAGTCTGGTCCAGCCAGCCTGACCATCTGTGAGAAGGCCAGTGGGTACCTGCAGGACAGCCTGGCTACCACACCAGCCAGCAGCTCCATTGACAAG GCCGTGCAGCTGTTCCTGTGTGACCTGCTTCTTGTGGTGCGCACCAGCCTGTGGCGGCAGCAGCagcccccggccccggccccagcAGCCCAGGGCACCAGCAGCAGGCCCCAGGCTTCCGCCCTTGAGCTGCGTGGCTTCCAACGGGACCTGAGCAGCCTGAGGCGGCTGGCACAGAGCTTCCGGCCCGCCATGCGGAGG GTGTTCCTACATGAGGCCACGGCCCGGCTGATGGCGGGGGCCAGCCCCACACGGACACACCAGCTCCTCGACCGCAGTCTGAGGCGGCGGGCAGGCCCCGGTGGCAAAGGAG GCGCGGTGGCGGAGCTGGAGCCGCGGCCCACGCGGCGGGAGCACGCGGAGGCCTTGCTGCTGGCCTCCTGCTACCTGCCCCCCGGCTTCCTGTCGGCGCCCGGGCAGCGCGTGGGCATGCTGGCTGAGGCGGCGCGCACACTCGAGAAGCTTGGCGATCGCCGGCTGCTGCACGACTGTCAGCAGATGCTCATGCGCCTGGGCGGTGGGACCACTGTCACTTCCAGCTAG
- the SREBF1 gene encoding sterol regulatory element-binding protein 1 isoform 2 (isoform 2 is encoded by transcript variant 2) → MDEPPFSEAALEQALGEPCDLDAALLTDIEDMLQLINNQDSDFPGLFDPPYAGSGAGGTDPASPDTSSPGSLSPPPATLSSSLEAFLSGPQAAPSPLSPPQPAPTPLKMYPSMPAFSPGPGIKEESVPLSILQTPTPQPLPGALLPQSFPAPAPPQFSSTPVLGYPSPPGGFSTGSPPGNTQQPLPGLPLASPPGVPPVSLHTQVQSVVPQQLLTVTAAPTAAPVTTTVTSQIQQVPVLLQPHFIKADSLLLTAMKTDGATVKAAGLSPLVSGTTVQTGPLPTLVSGGTILATVPLVVDAEKLPINRLAAGSKAPASAQSRGEKRTAHNAIEKRYRSSINDKIIELKDLVVGTEAKLNKSAVLRKAIDYIRFLQHSNQKLKQENLSLRTAVHKSKSLKDLVSACGSGGNTDVLMEGVKTEVEDTLTPPPSDAGSPFQSSPLSLGSRGSGSGGSGSDSEPDSPVFEDSKAKPEQRPSLHSRGMLDRSRLALCTLVFLCLSCNPLASLLGARGLPSPSDTTSVYHSPGRNVLGTESRDGPGWAQWLLPPVVWLLNGLLVLVSLVLLFVYGEPVTRPHSGPAVYFWRHRKQADLDLARGDFAQAAQQLWLALRALGRPLPTSHLDLACSLLWNLIRHLLQRLWVGRWLAGRAGGLQQDCALRVDASASARDAALVYHKLHQLHTMGKHTGGHLTATNLALSALNLAECAGDAVSVATLAEIYVAAALRVKTSLPRALHFLTRFFLSSARQACLAQSGSVPPAMQWLCHPVGHRFFVDGDWSVLSTPWESLYSLAGNPVDPLAQVTQLFREHLLERALNCVTQPNPSPGSADGDKEFSDALGYLQLLNSCSDAAGAPAYSFSISSSMATTTGVDPVAKWWASLTAVVIHWLRRDEEAAERLCPLVEHLPRVLQESERPLPRAALHSFKAARALLGCAKAESGPASLTICEKASGYLQDSLATTPASSSIDKAVQLFLCDLLLVVRTSLWRQQQPPAPAPAAQGTSSRPQASALELRGFQRDLSSLRRLAQSFRPAMRRVFLHEATARLMAGASPTRTHQLLDRSLRRRAGPGGKGGAVAELEPRPTRREHAEALLLASCYLPPGFLSAPGQRVGMLAEAARTLEKLGDRRLLHDCQQMLMRLGGGTTVTSS, encoded by the exons ACATGCTTCAGCTTATCAACAACCAAGACAGTGACTTCCCTGGCCTATTTGACCCACCCTATGctgggagtggggcagggggCACAGACCCTGCCAGCCCCGATACCAGCTCCCCAGGCAGCTTGTCTCCACCTCCTGCCACATTGAGCTCCTCTCTTGAAGCCTTCCTGAGCGGGCCGCAGGCAGCGCCCTcacccctgtcccctccccagcctgcaCCCACTCCATTGAAGATGTACCCGTCCATGCCCGCTTTCTCCCCTGGGCCTGGTATCAAGGAAGAGTCAGTGCCACTGAGCATCCTGCagacccccaccccacagcccctGCCAGGGGCCCTCCTGCCACAGAgcttcccagccccagccccaccgcAGTTCAGCTCCACCCCTGTGTTAGGCTACCCCAGCCCTCCGGGAGGCTTCTCTACAG GAAGCCCTCCCGGGAACACCCAGCAGCCGCTGCCTGGCCTGCCACTGGCTTCCCCGCCAGGGGTCCCGCCCGTCTCCTTGCACACCCAGGTCCAGAGTGTGGTCCCCCAGCAGCTACTGACAGTCACAGCTGCCCCCACGGCAGCCCCTGTAACGACCACTGTGACCTCGCAGATCCAGCAGGTCCCG GTCCTGCTGCAGCCCCACTTCATCAAGGCAGACTCGCTGCTTCTGACAGCCATGAAGACAGACGGAGCCACTGTGAAGGCGGCAGGTCTCAGTCCCCTGGTCTCTGGCACCACTGTGCAGACAGGGCCTTTGCCG ACCCTGGTGAGTGGCGGAACCATCTTGGCAACAGTCCCACTGGTCGTAGATGCGGAGAAGCTGCCTATCAACCGGCTCGCAGCTGGCAGCAAGGCCCCGGCCTCTGCCCAGAGCCGTGGAGAGAAGCGCACAGCCCACAACGCCATTGAGAAGCGCTACCGCTCCTCCATCAATGACAAAATCATTGAGCTCAAGGATCTGGTGGTGGGCACTGAGGCAAAG CTGAATAAATCTGCTGTCTTGCGCAAGGCCATCGACTACATTCGCTTTCTGCAACACAGCAACCAGAAACTCAAGCAGGAGAACCTAAGTCTGCGCACTGCTGTCCACAAAAGCA AATCTCTGAAGGATCTGGTGTCGGCCTGTGGCAGTGGAGGGAACACAGACGTGCTCATGGAGGGCGTGAAGACTGAGGTGGAGGACACACTGACCCCACCCCCCTCGGATGCTGGCTCACCTTTCCAGAGCAGCCCCTTGTCCCTTGGCAGCAGGGGCAGTGGCAGCGGTGGCAGTGGCAGTGACTCGGAGCCTGACAGCCCAGTCTTTGAGGACAGCAAG GCAAAGCCAGAGCAGCGGCCGTCTCTGCACAGCCGGGGCATGCTGGACCGCTCCCGCCTGGCCCTGTGCACGCTCGTCTTCCTCTGCCTGTCCTGCAACCCCTTGGCCTCCTTGCTGGGGGCCCGGGGGCTTCCCAGCCCCTCAGATACCACCAGCGTCTACCATAGCCCTGGGCGCAACGTGCTGGGCACCGAGAGCAGAG ATGGccctggctgggcccagtggctgcTGCCCCCAGTGGTCTGGCTGCTCAATGGGCTGTTGGTGCTCGTCTCCTTGGTGCTTCTCTTTGTCTACGGTGAGCCAGTCACACGGCCCCACTCAGGCCCCGCCGTGTACTTCTGGAGGCATCGCAAGCAGGCTGACCTGGACCTGGCCCGG GGAGACTTTGCCCAGGCTGCCCAGCAGCTGTGGCTGGCCCTGCGGGCACTGGGCcggcccctgcccacctcccacctggACCTGGCTTGTAGCCTCCTCTGGAACCTCATCCGTCACCTGCTGCAGCGTCTCTGGGTGGGCCGCTGGCTGGCAGGCCGGGCAGGGGGCCTGCAGCAGGACTGTGCTCTGCGAGTGGATGCTAGCGCCAGCGCCCGAGACGCAGCCCTGGTCTACCATAAGCTGCACCAGCTGCACACCATGG GGAAGCACACAGGCGGGCACCTCACTGCCACCAACCTGGCGCTGAGTGCCCTGAACCTGGCAGAGTGTGCAGGGGATGCCGTGTCTGTGGCGACGCTGGCCGAGATCTATGTGGCGGCTGCATTGAGAGTGAAGACCAGTCTCCCACGGGCCTTGCATTTTCTGACA CGCTTCTTCCTGAGCAGTGCCCGCCAGgcctgcctggcacagagtggctCAGTGCCTCCTGCCATGCAGTGGCTCTGCCACCCCGTGGGCCACCGTTTCTTCGTGGATGGGGACTGGTCCGTGCTCAGTACCCCATGGGAGAGCCTGTACAGCTTGGCCGGGAACCCAG TGGACCCCCTGGCCCAGGTGACTCAGCTATTCCGGGAACATCTCTTAGAGCGAGCACTGAACTGTGTGACCCAGCCCAACCCCAGCCCTGGGTCAGCTGATGGGGACAA GGAATTCTCGGATGCCCTCGGGTACCTGCAGCTGCTGAACAGCTGTTCTGATGCTGCGGGGGCTCCTGCCTACAGCTTCTCCATCAGTTCCAGCATGGCCACCACCACCG GCGTAGACCCGGTGGCCAAGTGGTGGGCCTCTCTGACAGCTGTGGTGATCCACTGGCTGCGGCGGGATGAGGAGGCGGCTGAGCGGCTGTGCCCGCTGGTGGAGCACCTGCCCCGGGTGCTGCAGGAGTCTGA GAGACCCCTGCCCAGGGCAGCTCTGCACTCCTTCAAGGCTGCCCGGGCCCTGCTGGGCTGTGCCAAGGCAGAGTCTGGTCCAGCCAGCCTGACCATCTGTGAGAAGGCCAGTGGGTACCTGCAGGACAGCCTGGCTACCACACCAGCCAGCAGCTCCATTGACAAG GCCGTGCAGCTGTTCCTGTGTGACCTGCTTCTTGTGGTGCGCACCAGCCTGTGGCGGCAGCAGCagcccccggccccggccccagcAGCCCAGGGCACCAGCAGCAGGCCCCAGGCTTCCGCCCTTGAGCTGCGTGGCTTCCAACGGGACCTGAGCAGCCTGAGGCGGCTGGCACAGAGCTTCCGGCCCGCCATGCGGAGG GTGTTCCTACATGAGGCCACGGCCCGGCTGATGGCGGGGGCCAGCCCCACACGGACACACCAGCTCCTCGACCGCAGTCTGAGGCGGCGGGCAGGCCCCGGTGGCAAAGGAG GCGCGGTGGCGGAGCTGGAGCCGCGGCCCACGCGGCGGGAGCACGCGGAGGCCTTGCTGCTGGCCTCCTGCTACCTGCCCCCCGGCTTCCTGTCGGCGCCCGGGCAGCGCGTGGGCATGCTGGCTGAGGCGGCGCGCACACTCGAGAAGCTTGGCGATCGCCGGCTGCTGCACGACTGTCAGCAGATGCTCATGCGCCTGGGCGGTGGGACCACTGTCACTTCCAGCTAG
- the SREBF1 gene encoding sterol regulatory element-binding protein 1 isoform 3 (isoform 3 is encoded by transcript variant 3) → MDCTFEDMLQLINNQDSDFPGLFDPPYAGSGAGGTDPASPDTSSPGSLSPPPATLSSSLEAFLSGPQAAPSPLSPPQPAPTPLKMYPSMPAFSPGPGIKEESVPLSILQTPTPQPLPGALLPQSFPAPAPPQFSSTPVLGYPSPPGGFSTGSPPGNTQQPLPGLPLASPPGVPPVSLHTQVQSVVPQQLLTVTAAPTAAPVTTTVTSQIQQVPVLLQPHFIKADSLLLTAMKTDGATVKAAGLSPLVSGTTVQTGPLPTLVSGGTILATVPLVVDAEKLPINRLAAGSKAPASAQSRGEKRTAHNAIEKRYRSSINDKIIELKDLVVGTEAKLNKSAVLRKAIDYIRFLQHSNQKLKQENLSLRTAVHKSKSLKDLVSACGSGGNTDVLMEGVKTEVEDTLTPPPSDAGSPFQSSPLSLGSRGSGSGGSGSDSEPDSPVFEDSKAKPEQRPSLHSRGMLDRSRLALCTLVFLCLSCNPLASLLGARGLPSPSDTTSVYHSPGRNVLGTESRDGPGWAQWLLPPVVWLLNGLLVLVSLVLLFVYGEPVTRPHSGPAVYFWRHRKQADLDLARGDFAQAAQQLWLALRALGRPLPTSHLDLACSLLWNLIRHLLQRLWVGRWLAGRAGGLQQDCALRVDASASARDAALVYHKLHQLHTMGKHTGGHLTATNLALSALNLAECAGDAVSVATLAEIYVAAALRVKTSLPRALHFLTRFFLSSARQACLAQSGSVPPAMQWLCHPVGHRFFVDGDWSVLSTPWESLYSLAGNPVDPLAQVTQLFREHLLERALNCVTQPNPSPGSADGDKEFSDALGYLQLLNSCSDAAGAPAYSFSISSSMATTTGVDPVAKWWASLTAVVIHWLRRDEEAAERLCPLVEHLPRVLQESERPLPRAALHSFKAARALLGCAKAESGPASLTICEKASGYLQDSLATTPASSSIDKAVQLFLCDLLLVVRTSLWRQQQPPAPAPAAQGTSSRPQASALELRGFQRDLSSLRRLAQSFRPAMRRVFLHEATARLMAGASPTRTHQLLDRSLRRRAGPGGKGGAVAELEPRPTRREHAEALLLASCYLPPGFLSAPGQRVGMLAEAARTLEKLGDRRLLHDCQQMLMRLGGGTTVTSS, encoded by the exons ATGGATTGCACTTTCGAAG ACATGCTTCAGCTTATCAACAACCAAGACAGTGACTTCCCTGGCCTATTTGACCCACCCTATGctgggagtggggcagggggCACAGACCCTGCCAGCCCCGATACCAGCTCCCCAGGCAGCTTGTCTCCACCTCCTGCCACATTGAGCTCCTCTCTTGAAGCCTTCCTGAGCGGGCCGCAGGCAGCGCCCTcacccctgtcccctccccagcctgcaCCCACTCCATTGAAGATGTACCCGTCCATGCCCGCTTTCTCCCCTGGGCCTGGTATCAAGGAAGAGTCAGTGCCACTGAGCATCCTGCagacccccaccccacagcccctGCCAGGGGCCCTCCTGCCACAGAgcttcccagccccagccccaccgcAGTTCAGCTCCACCCCTGTGTTAGGCTACCCCAGCCCTCCGGGAGGCTTCTCTACAG GAAGCCCTCCCGGGAACACCCAGCAGCCGCTGCCTGGCCTGCCACTGGCTTCCCCGCCAGGGGTCCCGCCCGTCTCCTTGCACACCCAGGTCCAGAGTGTGGTCCCCCAGCAGCTACTGACAGTCACAGCTGCCCCCACGGCAGCCCCTGTAACGACCACTGTGACCTCGCAGATCCAGCAGGTCCCG GTCCTGCTGCAGCCCCACTTCATCAAGGCAGACTCGCTGCTTCTGACAGCCATGAAGACAGACGGAGCCACTGTGAAGGCGGCAGGTCTCAGTCCCCTGGTCTCTGGCACCACTGTGCAGACAGGGCCTTTGCCG ACCCTGGTGAGTGGCGGAACCATCTTGGCAACAGTCCCACTGGTCGTAGATGCGGAGAAGCTGCCTATCAACCGGCTCGCAGCTGGCAGCAAGGCCCCGGCCTCTGCCCAGAGCCGTGGAGAGAAGCGCACAGCCCACAACGCCATTGAGAAGCGCTACCGCTCCTCCATCAATGACAAAATCATTGAGCTCAAGGATCTGGTGGTGGGCACTGAGGCAAAG CTGAATAAATCTGCTGTCTTGCGCAAGGCCATCGACTACATTCGCTTTCTGCAACACAGCAACCAGAAACTCAAGCAGGAGAACCTAAGTCTGCGCACTGCTGTCCACAAAAGCA AATCTCTGAAGGATCTGGTGTCGGCCTGTGGCAGTGGAGGGAACACAGACGTGCTCATGGAGGGCGTGAAGACTGAGGTGGAGGACACACTGACCCCACCCCCCTCGGATGCTGGCTCACCTTTCCAGAGCAGCCCCTTGTCCCTTGGCAGCAGGGGCAGTGGCAGCGGTGGCAGTGGCAGTGACTCGGAGCCTGACAGCCCAGTCTTTGAGGACAGCAAG GCAAAGCCAGAGCAGCGGCCGTCTCTGCACAGCCGGGGCATGCTGGACCGCTCCCGCCTGGCCCTGTGCACGCTCGTCTTCCTCTGCCTGTCCTGCAACCCCTTGGCCTCCTTGCTGGGGGCCCGGGGGCTTCCCAGCCCCTCAGATACCACCAGCGTCTACCATAGCCCTGGGCGCAACGTGCTGGGCACCGAGAGCAGAG ATGGccctggctgggcccagtggctgcTGCCCCCAGTGGTCTGGCTGCTCAATGGGCTGTTGGTGCTCGTCTCCTTGGTGCTTCTCTTTGTCTACGGTGAGCCAGTCACACGGCCCCACTCAGGCCCCGCCGTGTACTTCTGGAGGCATCGCAAGCAGGCTGACCTGGACCTGGCCCGG GGAGACTTTGCCCAGGCTGCCCAGCAGCTGTGGCTGGCCCTGCGGGCACTGGGCcggcccctgcccacctcccacctggACCTGGCTTGTAGCCTCCTCTGGAACCTCATCCGTCACCTGCTGCAGCGTCTCTGGGTGGGCCGCTGGCTGGCAGGCCGGGCAGGGGGCCTGCAGCAGGACTGTGCTCTGCGAGTGGATGCTAGCGCCAGCGCCCGAGACGCAGCCCTGGTCTACCATAAGCTGCACCAGCTGCACACCATGG GGAAGCACACAGGCGGGCACCTCACTGCCACCAACCTGGCGCTGAGTGCCCTGAACCTGGCAGAGTGTGCAGGGGATGCCGTGTCTGTGGCGACGCTGGCCGAGATCTATGTGGCGGCTGCATTGAGAGTGAAGACCAGTCTCCCACGGGCCTTGCATTTTCTGACA CGCTTCTTCCTGAGCAGTGCCCGCCAGgcctgcctggcacagagtggctCAGTGCCTCCTGCCATGCAGTGGCTCTGCCACCCCGTGGGCCACCGTTTCTTCGTGGATGGGGACTGGTCCGTGCTCAGTACCCCATGGGAGAGCCTGTACAGCTTGGCCGGGAACCCAG TGGACCCCCTGGCCCAGGTGACTCAGCTATTCCGGGAACATCTCTTAGAGCGAGCACTGAACTGTGTGACCCAGCCCAACCCCAGCCCTGGGTCAGCTGATGGGGACAA GGAATTCTCGGATGCCCTCGGGTACCTGCAGCTGCTGAACAGCTGTTCTGATGCTGCGGGGGCTCCTGCCTACAGCTTCTCCATCAGTTCCAGCATGGCCACCACCACCG GCGTAGACCCGGTGGCCAAGTGGTGGGCCTCTCTGACAGCTGTGGTGATCCACTGGCTGCGGCGGGATGAGGAGGCGGCTGAGCGGCTGTGCCCGCTGGTGGAGCACCTGCCCCGGGTGCTGCAGGAGTCTGA GAGACCCCTGCCCAGGGCAGCTCTGCACTCCTTCAAGGCTGCCCGGGCCCTGCTGGGCTGTGCCAAGGCAGAGTCTGGTCCAGCCAGCCTGACCATCTGTGAGAAGGCCAGTGGGTACCTGCAGGACAGCCTGGCTACCACACCAGCCAGCAGCTCCATTGACAAG GCCGTGCAGCTGTTCCTGTGTGACCTGCTTCTTGTGGTGCGCACCAGCCTGTGGCGGCAGCAGCagcccccggccccggccccagcAGCCCAGGGCACCAGCAGCAGGCCCCAGGCTTCCGCCCTTGAGCTGCGTGGCTTCCAACGGGACCTGAGCAGCCTGAGGCGGCTGGCACAGAGCTTCCGGCCCGCCATGCGGAGG GTGTTCCTACATGAGGCCACGGCCCGGCTGATGGCGGGGGCCAGCCCCACACGGACACACCAGCTCCTCGACCGCAGTCTGAGGCGGCGGGCAGGCCCCGGTGGCAAAGGAG GCGCGGTGGCGGAGCTGGAGCCGCGGCCCACGCGGCGGGAGCACGCGGAGGCCTTGCTGCTGGCCTCCTGCTACCTGCCCCCCGGCTTCCTGTCGGCGCCCGGGCAGCGCGTGGGCATGCTGGCTGAGGCGGCGCGCACACTCGAGAAGCTTGGCGATCGCCGGCTGCTGCACGACTGTCAGCAGATGCTCATGCGCCTGGGCGGTGGGACCACTGTCACTTCCAGCTAG